The following are from one region of the Camarhynchus parvulus chromosome 3, STF_HiC, whole genome shotgun sequence genome:
- the ADSS2 gene encoding adenylosuccinate synthetase isozyme 2 isoform X2 has protein sequence MTNRTVLYVTLSCTNDWVTREYKLIFKSTANKNWGYLGGNNAGHTVVVDAVEYDFHLLPSGIINPKVTAFIGNGVVIHLPGLFEEAEKNLKKGKVLEGWEKRLIISDRAHIVFDFHQAADGIQEQQRQEQAGKNLGTTKKGIGPVYSSKAARSGLRMCDLVSDFDDFSERFKVLANQYKAIYPTLKIDIEGELEKLKGYMEKVKPMVRDGVYFMYEALHGPPKKILVEGANAALLDIDFGTYPFVTSSNCTVGGVCTGLGMPPQNIGEVYGVVKAYTTRVGIGAFPTEQDNEIGELLQQRGKEFGVTTGRKRRCGWLDLVSLRYVYMINGFTALALTKLDILDVFPEIKVGVAYKLDGEIIPHFPANHEVLNKVEVQYQTLPGWVTDISNARTFDELPVNAQNYVRFIEVKLGVPVKWIGVGKSRESMIQLF, from the exons ATGACAAACAGAACCGTTTTGTATGTAACCTTGTCTTGCACAAATGACTGGGTCACAAGAGAGTATAAGCTTATTTTCAAAAGTACAGCAAACAAGAACTGGGGATATTTG GGAGGCAATAATGCAGGGCATACAGTTGTTGTGGATGCTGTGGAGTATGACTTTCATCTTCTGCCAAGTGGGATCATCAATCCAAAAGTCACTGCATTCATTG GAAATGGTGTTGTAATTCATTTGCCAGGACTCTttgaagaagctgaaaaaaacttaaagaaaggaaaag TACTggaaggctgggaaaagagactaATAATTTCTGACAGAGCTCATATTG tgtTTGATTTTCACCAAGCTGCTGATGGCATCCAAGAACAACAGAGGCAAGAACAAGCAGGAAAGAA TCTGGGAACTACCAAAAAAGGAATTGGTCCAGTATATTCTTCAAAGGCAGCTCGAAGTGGACTCAGAATGTGTGATCTTGTTTCTGATTTTGATGACTTTTCTGAGAG GTTCAAAGTGTTAGCCAATCAGTACAAAGCAATATATCCTACCTTAAAAATAGATATTGAAGGGGAATTGGAAAAGCTGAAG GGCTACATGGAAAAAGTAAAGCCAATGGTAAGGGATGGTGTTTATTTCATGTATGAGGCTTTACATGGACCACCAAAGAAGATCTTAGTTGAAGGTGCaaatgcagcactgctggacATAGATTTTG gCACATATCCTTTTGTGACTTCATCAAACTGCACAGTTGGAGGTGTGTGCACAGGTCTGGGAATGCCGCCACAGAACATCGGGGAAGTGTACGGGGTTGTGAAAGCCTACACAACCAGGGTTGGAATTGGTGCCTTTCCTACAGAACAGGATAAC GAAATTGGAGaattgctgcagcagagaggcaAAGAGTTTGGTGTTACCACTGGTAGGAAGAGAAGATGTGGCTGGCTGGACCTTGTCTCACTCCGATATGTCTATATGATTAATGGATTTACTGC ATTGGCACTTACCAAATTGGACATCTTGGATGTATTTCCAGAAATCAAAGTTGGTGTTGCATACAAACTAGATGGTGAAATCATACCTCATTTTCCTG CCAACCACGAAGTCTTAAACAAAGTAGAGGTGCAGTATCAGACACTCCCAGGATGGGTTACGGACATATCAAATGCCAGGACGTTTGATGAGCTGCCTGTAAATGCACAAAACTACGTTCGTTTTATAGAAGTCAAGTTGGGTGTTCCTG tTAAATGGATTGGAGTAGGGAAGTCCAGGGAATCAATGATCCAGCTGTTTTAA